A single Triticum dicoccoides isolate Atlit2015 ecotype Zavitan chromosome 2A, WEW_v2.0, whole genome shotgun sequence DNA region contains:
- the LOC119358352 gene encoding uncharacterized protein LOC119358352 — MRVAVVGGGVSGLAAAHELLSANGGVRVTLYEQEESLGGQARTVAVDDGAGGCAKLDLGFMSFNQVTYPHMMEWLEGLGVEMERSDMSFSVSTQSKGGGGGCEWGNGNGISGLLAQKTNILKPSFWRMVSEIIKFKNDALTYLEDHEHNPDLDHNETLGQFIQSHGYSLSFQEAYLMEQACGHVHHKMFSACLLSSCCHFAVIMTFFSCFVTPSFPLSSLVRSPMQTRQMQGLNNATIAVGGFRVLENDGSEETYDSKIESARPFLVTLNPPCVPDHVLLKWNTRLPVPSVAVAKAYLQLDQIQGKRGIWFCGTYQGHGFYEDGLKSGKAAAQDFLGKKCELLLNPKKMIPSWTEAVARFLVARVFNQYISIGNLILVEERGSVFTFGKACDKCRVKSVIQVHDPLFYWKVAIEGGMGLAEAYIDGCFSVLDKTEGLLNLILILIANRDERRNRRIARKGFWLSPVYVLAQLAYAKHFLHHTSMKNTATQTRRNISQHYDLSNDFFSLFLDKSMTYSCAVFKDNESLEAAQQHKLSLLINKAKVKRGHHVLDIGSGWGSLAMEAVKQTGCKYTGVTLSAEQHKYAERKVREAGLEDRINFLLCDYRKIPPFKYDAIISCGMIEHVGHEYMDEFFACCESYLAEDGILVLQFISVPEERYEQYRKRPDFIKEYIFPGGCIPSLARIMSAMTTSSRFCIEHVENIGPNYYTTLMHWRDNFMANKDEVLALGFDERFLRIWEYYLIFSAAGFKSRALGDYQVVFSRPGNRRLGQP, encoded by the exons ATGAGGGTGGCGGTGGTGGGCGGCGGGGTCAGCGGGCTGGCGGCGGCGCACGAGCTGCTTTCCGCGAACGGCGGCGTGCGCGTGACCCTGTACGAGCAGGAGGAGAGCCTCGGAGGGCAAGCCAGGACGGTGGCCGTCGACGACGGCGCCGGCGGTTGCGCCAAGCTCGACCTCGGCTTCATGAGCTTCAACCAG GTAACATATCCCCACATGATGGAATGGTTAGAAGGGCTCGGGGTGGAGATGGAGAGATCGGACATGTCTTTCTCAGTGAGCACACAATCGAaaggcggcggcggaggatgtGAGTGGGGCAATGGCAACGGTATCTCAGGCCTCTTGGCGCAAAAAACCAACATATTAAAACCCAGTTTTTGGCGCATGGTCTCTGAGATAATCAAGTTCAAGAATGATGCACTGAC GTACCTGGAGGACCATGAACACAACCCTGATCTGGACCATAATGAGACATTGGGGCAGTTCATTCAGTCGCATGGATATTCCCTATCGTTTCAAGAGGCTTATCTT ATGGAACAGGCATGTGGTCATGTTCATCACAAGATGTTTTCAGCTTGTCTGCTTTCTTCGTGTTGTCATTTTGCCGTAATAATGACCTTCTTCAG CTGTTTCGTCACACCCAGTTTCCCACTGTCAAGCCTTGTTCGCAGTCCTATGCAAACAAG GCAAATGCAGGGACTGAACAATGCGACTATTGCAG TAGGTGGTTTCAGAGTCTTGGAGAATGATGGGTCAGAGGAAACATACGACAGT aAAATTGAATCTGCCAGGCCTTTCTTGGTGACACTCAACCCCCCTTGTGTTCCGGATCATGTACTGCTTAAATGGAATACAAGGCTTCCTGTTCCATCTGTGGCCGTGGCGAAAGCTTATCTTCAGCTTGATCAGATCCAGGGAAAGAGGGGAATATGGTTCTGTGGGACATATCAAG GTCATGGCTTCTACGAAGATGGACTAAAG TCCGGGAAAGCAGCAGCTCAAGATTTTCTTGGGAAGAAATGTGAGCTTCTGCTGAACCCAAAGAAGATGATTCCATCATGGACCGAGGCTGTGGCGCGCTTTCTTGTTGCAAGAGTTTTCAACCAATACATATCCATTGGTAACTTGAT ATTGGTCGAAGAAAGAGGTAGTGTGTTCACCTTTGGTAAAGCTTGCGACAAATGCCGTGTAAAATCTGTCATCCAAGTTCATGACCCCTTGTTCTATTGGAAG GTTGCAATAGAAGGAGGCATGGGCTTGGCAGAAGCCTATATCGACGGTTGTTTCTCTGTTCTTGACAAGACAGAAGGCCTTCTGAATCTTATCCTG ATTCTCATTGCTAACAGAGACGAGCGTAGGAACCGACGTATTGCCAGAAAAGG GTTTTGGTTGTCACCCGTGTATGTACTAGCTCAATTGGCATATGCTAAACACTTTTTGCACCACACCTCGATGAAGAACACTGCGACACAAACTCGTCGAAACATCTCTCAGCACTATGATCTT AGTAACGATTTTTTCTCGCTTTTTCTGGATAAATCGATGACATACTCTTGTGCAGTTTTCAAG GATAATGAAAGCTTAGAAGCAGCCCAGCAACATAAACTTAGCCTTCTAATCAACAAG GCTAAAGTCAAGAGGGGGCATCATGTTCTTGATATCGGTAGCGGCTGGGGAAGTTTAGCAATGGAAGCAGTTAAGCAAACTGGCTGCAAATACACTGGAGTCACTTTGTCGGCGGAGCAGCATAAATACGCTGAGAGAAAAGTCAGAGAAGCTGGCTTAGAG GACCGCATAAATTTTCTGCTGTGCGACTACCGGAAAATACCACCTTTTAAGTATGACGCAATCATAAGCTG CGGTATGATTGAACATGTTGGCCATGAATACATGGACGAATTTTTTGCTTGCTGCGAGTCTTACTTGGCTGAAGATGGGATATTGGTCCTCCAG TTCATCTCAGTCCCAGAGGAACGGTACGAGCAATACAGAAAAAGGCCAGACTTCATAAAAGAATACATATTCCCTGGTGGTTGCATTCCTTCTTTGGCCCGTATAATGTCTGCCATGACCACGTCATCAAGGTTCTG CATAGAGCATGTTGAGAATATTGGGCCCAATTACTACACAACTCTGATGCACTGGAGGGACAATTTCATGGCCAACAAAGA TGAAGTTTTGGCCCTGGGCTTTGATGAAAGATTCCTCCGTATATGGGAGTACTACCTCATATTCTCTGCGGCTGGTTTCAAGTCACGAGCACTTGGAGATTACCAG GTTGTTTTCTCTCGTCCAGGCAACCGTCGGCTAGGCCAGCCTTGA
- the LOC119357010 gene encoding uncharacterized protein LOC119357010 produces the protein MQPMEGVLVALASYGATMLAQMAKDKVAMLTRVSGEIDDIGVKLRDLKNFLADANRRNITDESMRRWVEELKRAMYDDAIDILDRCRLKVTE, from the coding sequence ATGCAACCCATGGAGGGGGTTCTGGTTGCTTTGGCATCCTACGGCGCCACCATGCTCGCCCAGATGGCCAAAGATAAGGTGGCCATGCTGACCAGGGTCTCCGGCGAGATCGACGACATTGGCGTCAAGCTCAGGGACCTCAAAAACTTCCTTGCCGATGCTAATAGGAGGAACATCACTGACGAGAGCATGCGGCGGTGGGTGGAGGAACTGAAGCGTGCCATGTACGACGATGCCATTGACATCCTCGATCGATGTCGGCTCAAGGTCACAGAGTAG